A section of the Solitalea canadensis DSM 3403 genome encodes:
- the nrfH gene encoding cytochrome c nitrite reductase small subunit — translation MLKLFRFLLPPRQWVPFVIVALGIGIGLFTYLLYVSNAVSYLSDDPKTCVNCHVMTPFYATWQHSSHARVASCNDCHVPHNNVFNKYFFKAKDGLYHATVFTWRAEPQVIHIKEAGTDVVQKNCQRCHSDLNAAVKTTGVTLEKREHGEGKLCWDCHREVPHGRVNSLSAAPNARVPVPESPIPDWLKKQTEENKDKNTK, via the coding sequence ATGTTAAAACTCTTCCGCTTTTTATTACCACCCAGGCAATGGGTTCCATTCGTGATTGTAGCGCTTGGAATTGGAATAGGGTTATTCACCTACCTTCTATACGTATCTAACGCTGTTTCGTACCTTTCTGACGATCCTAAAACGTGTGTCAATTGCCACGTAATGACACCTTTTTATGCTACATGGCAACATAGTTCGCATGCAAGGGTAGCAAGTTGTAATGATTGTCACGTTCCGCACAATAATGTATTTAACAAATATTTCTTCAAAGCAAAGGATGGCTTATACCATGCTACAGTTTTTACCTGGAGGGCAGAGCCTCAGGTAATTCATATAAAAGAAGCCGGAACTGATGTGGTTCAAAAGAATTGCCAGCGTTGTCACAGTGATTTAAATGCAGCTGTGAAAACAACCGGAGTTACACTGGAAAAACGTGAACATGGAGAAGGCAAGTTGTGCTGGGATTGCCATAGGGAAGTTCCTCACGGCCGCGTAAATAGTCTTTCAGCGGCTCCTAATGCAAGGGTGCCGGTGCCGGAATCACCAATACCGGATTGGTTGAAGAAACAAACTGAAGAAAACAAAGACAAAAACACTAAATAA